The Pontibacter sp. SGAir0037 DNA segment CCGGGAGTAAATAAAGAGCAGAGCAGGTATTATTTTTAAAATTAATAAACTATTTATGCAGTATGTCTGACAAAAAAACGAACCCAACCCTCTATGTAGTGGGAGCGGGACCAGGCGATCCTGAACTTATTACGGTAAAAGCATACAAGGTTTTGCAGCAGGCGGATGTGGTGCTGTACGACAACCTTGCCAACAAAGAATTACTAAACCTGACACGCGAGGACTGCGAGAAGGTATATGTCGGGAAACATCCTTATGGCTCCTACACACCACAGGAAACCATTCATGAGCTGATCAAAGAAAAGGCACAAACCAAAGGTGTAATAGTAAGGCTGAAAGGTGGTGACCCGTTTATCTTTGGCCGTGGATTCGAGGAAATACTGTTTGCCAGGGAACACGGCATCAACACGCAGTATATACCAGGCATTACTAGCATGCAGGCAAGCGGATTTGAGGATATTCCTTTAACACACCGCGCCGTGAGTGAAGGAATTTGGGTTTTAACAGGCACTAAGAAAGACGGTTCACTTTCAGATGATCTGCGCCTGGCAATGCAGAGCAATGCTACGGTGGTTATTTACATGGGTATGAAAAAAGCGGCAGAAATTGCCTATACGTATATAGAAGCCGGCAACGGACATATACCTGCGGCCATTATTCAGCATGCTTCGCTCCCACACCGCAAATCGGCTATAGGTGTGGTAAAGGATTTACCTGAAATGATACAGACAAACGGGCTTACTCACCCTGCTATTATCATGATTGGCTGGGTAATAGCCGTAGCGCAGGGCGAAGCAAGAAGCTAAGGAATCCGGCTCATCAGCTTCTCCACGCCTTTCGAGATACGCGCCTGGATATCTTCAGGATCTTTTGGCACTACAGCTTCAGCGGTTCCCTGCCAGACCAGTGCCTCACGCTCCCGGTCAACCAGGTGCAGCGACAAGGTTCCTTCCCGATAACGCCCCACTTCTACCTCGCGGCTTCTCCAGGTATAACGGCGCTGCCCGATGTACGTAGGCGGATCCGAAATAAGATTAGTTTCCCGGGTCTGCACTTCTTCTGCCACCACGACACCTATATTTATACGCAGATCCGGTTCCGTAGCATTTTCTGCAAGGCCCCGAGCTGCCAGCTGCCTGCTGATCTCCTGCTTTAGATACTCCAGCTGAGGCCCATAATTTGTTCCAAGGGCATCTCCACTGGCATCTACCTCATAAAAGCCAAATGTCTGGTAATTGCCCAGGCTAAAATTTTCGGATGCCTCTGTGTTCAGAATAGTAACAGGCGAACAGGCTAGTGCCACCAAGGCAAGCAGGCAACACCAGATGATAGCTATATTTTTCATTTATAAAGCGTATTTAATCCTATTTAGAAAAAAGCCGGTAGCTTTCTGCTTTAGCATTTATGGTTACGCACAGGGTGGTTTTGTGTTATTTATCGGCAGGAAAACATACATTACCAGCACT contains these protein-coding regions:
- the cobA gene encoding uroporphyrinogen-III C-methyltransferase; the encoded protein is MSDKKTNPTLYVVGAGPGDPELITVKAYKVLQQADVVLYDNLANKELLNLTREDCEKVYVGKHPYGSYTPQETIHELIKEKAQTKGVIVRLKGGDPFIFGRGFEEILFAREHGINTQYIPGITSMQASGFEDIPLTHRAVSEGIWVLTGTKKDGSLSDDLRLAMQSNATVVIYMGMKKAAEIAYTYIEAGNGHIPAAIIQHASLPHRKSAIGVVKDLPEMIQTNGLTHPAIIMIGWVIAVAQGEARS
- a CDS encoding DUF4136 domain-containing protein; protein product: MKNIAIIWCCLLALVALACSPVTILNTEASENFSLGNYQTFGFYEVDASGDALGTNYGPQLEYLKQEISRQLAARGLAENATEPDLRINIGVVVAEEVQTRETNLISDPPTYIGQRRYTWRSREVEVGRYREGTLSLHLVDREREALVWQGTAEAVVPKDPEDIQARISKGVEKLMSRIP